In Armatimonadota bacterium, a single genomic region encodes these proteins:
- a CDS encoding AAA family ATPase, whose amino-acid sequence MRFIDDNNSPDFWSRDHYADDPNHPLYNFEPEEEEQDASRKDPDELIDSGTCFGYLPRSQVSPNPRTFKSKPYSSFHQVKAPRHNLTKPEEDIFPQNSLIVLAGQPKIGKTTIAIALAKAIATGKPFAGQKTKKQPVGYISFDDSPREISEAFTKHKDITEKTPIFLTTEMEPINTKAAHIEIEDFLIKHRGEATVIIDSFHAALLDARTNDARAMRKLLNPLKRISERAGRIIIIHHTNAYGTRIADHTQLQASVSQTILMTYQQRDHCRIIKWQSFGRGANATKTLHIASTNETTFKQHNLEPLKDLNPQDKSTKPILKALAKASKTVEQLVIETRLTPIRIHKRLRKLIELGHVTRSQGTYSLLTGSPH is encoded by the coding sequence ATGCGCTTCATCGACGACAATAACTCCCCTGACTTCTGGTCCCGCGACCACTACGCCGACGATCCAAACCACCCGCTCTACAACTTCGAACCCGAAGAAGAAGAACAGGACGCGAGCCGCAAAGATCCAGACGAACTCATCGACTCAGGAACGTGCTTCGGTTACCTCCCCAGGAGCCAGGTCAGCCCGAACCCCCGGACGTTCAAGTCCAAACCCTACTCCTCCTTTCACCAAGTCAAAGCCCCCCGCCACAACCTAACCAAACCTGAAGAAGACATCTTCCCCCAGAACAGTCTCATCGTCCTAGCCGGGCAGCCCAAGATCGGAAAGACCACCATCGCAATTGCGCTTGCCAAAGCAATCGCCACCGGAAAACCCTTCGCCGGACAAAAGACCAAGAAACAACCTGTCGGCTACATCAGCTTCGATGACTCACCCAGAGAAATTAGTGAAGCCTTTACAAAGCACAAAGACATCACAGAGAAGACACCCATCTTCCTCACCACAGAAATGGAACCCATCAACACCAAGGCCGCCCATATCGAAATCGAAGACTTCCTCATCAAGCACAGGGGCGAAGCTACCGTCATCATCGACTCCTTCCACGCCGCCCTTCTGGACGCCAGAACCAACGACGCCCGCGCCATGCGAAAACTCCTCAACCCCCTCAAGAGAATCTCAGAACGAGCCGGACGAATCATCATCATCCACCACACCAACGCCTACGGAACGCGAATCGCCGACCACACCCAACTCCAAGCCTCCGTCAGCCAAACCATTCTGATGACCTACCAGCAAAGAGACCACTGCCGCATCATCAAATGGCAATCCTTCGGAAGAGGCGCAAACGCCACCAAAACCCTCCACATCGCAAGCACCAACGAAACCACCTTCAAACAGCACAACCTTGAACCCCTCAAAGATCTCAATCCCCAAGATAAGAGCACAAAACCTATCCTAAAAGCCCTCGCTAAGGCATCGAAAACCGTCGAACAGCTCGTCATCGAAACCCGCCTCACGCCAATTCGGATCCACAAACGCCTCAGGAAGTTGATCGAGCTCGGCCACGTAACCCGTAGCCAAGGAACGTACAGCCTCCTCACCGGCAGCCCCCATTGA
- a CDS encoding ribonuclease J: MDSIKIVALGGVGEIGKNCAVVEQGDDIVVIDCGLSFPNEEMLGIDIIVPDFTYLLQNKDKVRGIFLTHAHEDHIGALPYLLKQMNVPIHCSEFTHALIRHKLDERCPSVKVDYRIFKAGDVIQAGGLSVEPIRVTHSIPENCAMAIKTVHGYVLFTGDFKFDFTPVDGKLSDMKRFSEIGAEGVVVLLSDSTNVERPGWGPSESIVTEGLRKVFNDAKGRVLLTTFASNIHRMQQVFQIAKETGRKVAVVGRSMERNLDICMRLGYVKIPNGVLLPLDDVRGLPDHQVALLTTGSQGEPMSALVKMSKAEYGRMQVKEGDTLIYSARPIPGNEGAIWRTINRLFLQGCQVVYEAARPIHVSGHAYQEELKMMINLTQPFYVAPVHGEPRHQFVYNKIAEDMGYPEHRRFTLTSGIPLVIDETKAYLGEEIPTGRVLVDNSGTPGVTESVLRDRYNLANDGLVIVSIAVDSTHGEIVGDPSLHAKGFHGPAGILEETHDIMVDMLASLTPNDLKDLNKVKQAATEIVRKTIVKRAQLRPLIVPSVIEV; encoded by the coding sequence GTGGATTCCATTAAGATTGTTGCGCTGGGTGGCGTTGGGGAGATTGGGAAGAACTGTGCGGTTGTCGAGCAAGGCGACGATATTGTCGTCATCGACTGTGGATTGTCGTTTCCGAATGAGGAAATGCTGGGAATCGATATCATTGTTCCCGACTTCACCTACCTACTTCAAAACAAGGATAAGGTTCGCGGAATCTTCCTGACCCACGCCCATGAGGACCATATCGGTGCCCTCCCCTATCTGCTGAAGCAGATGAATGTGCCAATCCACTGTTCTGAGTTCACGCATGCGCTGATCCGGCACAAGCTAGATGAGCGATGTCCAAGCGTTAAGGTCGACTACCGAATCTTCAAAGCAGGCGACGTGATCCAGGCCGGCGGGCTTTCTGTTGAGCCGATCCGTGTCACCCACTCAATTCCTGAGAACTGCGCGATGGCGATCAAGACCGTTCATGGCTACGTATTGTTCACCGGAGACTTCAAGTTCGACTTCACTCCTGTCGATGGAAAGCTGAGCGATATGAAGCGCTTCAGCGAAATCGGTGCTGAAGGAGTCGTAGTCCTCCTTAGCGACTCGACGAACGTCGAGCGTCCAGGCTGGGGACCCAGCGAGTCGATCGTCACCGAAGGTCTGCGCAAGGTCTTCAACGACGCTAAGGGCAGAGTTCTCCTCACTACGTTCGCAAGCAACATCCACCGAATGCAGCAAGTCTTCCAGATCGCCAAGGAGACCGGTCGAAAGGTTGCCGTCGTCGGGCGAAGCATGGAGCGAAATCTCGATATCTGCATGCGACTTGGCTACGTCAAAATTCCGAACGGCGTTTTGCTTCCGTTGGATGATGTTCGAGGCTTGCCCGATCATCAGGTTGCGCTCCTCACCACTGGCTCCCAGGGAGAGCCGATGAGCGCGCTCGTTAAGATGAGCAAGGCAGAGTATGGGCGAATGCAGGTTAAAGAAGGCGACACGCTCATCTATTCCGCCCGACCAATCCCTGGCAATGAGGGAGCCATTTGGCGAACGATTAACCGCCTCTTCCTACAAGGCTGCCAAGTGGTTTACGAGGCCGCCCGTCCGATCCACGTCTCTGGTCACGCCTACCAAGAGGAGCTGAAGATGATGATCAACCTGACGCAGCCGTTCTACGTTGCGCCAGTCCACGGCGAGCCACGACACCAGTTTGTGTACAACAAGATCGCCGAGGACATGGGCTACCCTGAGCACCGCCGGTTCACCCTGACCAGCGGAATCCCGTTGGTCATCGACGAAACCAAGGCATATCTTGGCGAGGAGATTCCGACCGGGCGAGTTCTGGTTGACAACTCCGGAACCCCTGGAGTCACGGAGTCCGTCTTGCGCGACCGGTACAACTTGGCGAACGATGGACTGGTCATCGTTTCCATCGCCGTCGATTCAACTCACGGCGAAATCGTTGGCGATCCTTCGCTCCATGCAAAAGGCTTTCACGGCCCAGCGGGGATTCTGGAAGAGACCCACGACATCATGGTTGACATGCTCGCTTCGCTCACTCCGAACGATCTGAAAGACTTGAACAAGGTCAAGCAGGCCGCAACTGAGATTGTGCGAAAGACGATTGTGAAACGAGCACAGCTTCGACCGCTGATTGTCCCCAGTGTCATCGAAGTTTAA
- a CDS encoding tyrosine recombinase XerC: protein MTGSLAEHIEGFLVHLSARRSPATVRSYGSDLRQYLGFVEEESVFDTSSLRLFLRKHGGQPVSRARKLSTLRAFARYLRTVGALDSDPTEPLEAPYKRKKLPKSLNQPQAGELLDQTSVGRTPERDRALLELLYSAGLRAAEVVSIKLTDVSFAERSLRVIGKGNKERMVFYGSTAAAALDDYVRGPRVAGTALFTNEKGLALTTRTVQNIVKRWAIAAGLPPETSPHTLRHSFATHLLDGGADLKTVQQLLGHESLATTQIYTHVSIERLKETVAKAHPKSG, encoded by the coding sequence ATGACCGGCTCGCTAGCTGAGCATATCGAAGGTTTTCTGGTTCACCTATCAGCGCGTCGGTCGCCGGCAACAGTTCGTTCCTACGGTTCCGACCTCCGGCAGTATCTCGGTTTTGTCGAAGAGGAATCGGTTTTTGATACTTCCTCGCTACGGTTGTTTCTAAGAAAGCACGGCGGCCAACCAGTCTCCCGAGCTCGCAAGCTCTCAACGCTGCGCGCGTTCGCCCGATACCTCCGCACGGTCGGCGCCCTCGACTCAGACCCCACCGAGCCACTGGAAGCTCCCTACAAGCGAAAGAAGCTGCCTAAAAGCCTCAACCAGCCGCAGGCAGGGGAGCTTTTGGATCAGACTTCGGTCGGTCGCACCCCTGAGCGAGACCGGGCGCTACTGGAACTCCTCTACTCCGCAGGCCTTCGGGCGGCGGAAGTGGTTTCAATTAAACTGACCGATGTTTCGTTCGCCGAGCGTTCGCTACGGGTGATCGGAAAAGGCAACAAGGAGCGGATGGTGTTCTACGGCTCGACTGCGGCAGCAGCTCTTGATGACTACGTTAGGGGTCCCCGGGTAGCTGGTACAGCGTTGTTTACAAACGAGAAAGGGCTAGCCTTGACCACCCGGACGGTGCAGAACATCGTCAAACGGTGGGCAATCGCGGCGGGCTTGCCCCCAGAAACTTCACCTCACACACTGCGGCATTCGTTTGCGACGCACCTGCTGGATGGCGGAGCGGACCTCAAGACAGTTCAACAGTTATTGGGCCACGAGAGTCTGGCAACAACTCAGATCTACACGCACGTGAGCATCGAGCGGCTGAAGGAAACGGTCGCCAAGGCGCACCCGAAGTCGGGCTAG
- a CDS encoding PEP-CTERM sorting domain-containing protein (PEP-CTERM proteins occur, often in large numbers, in the proteomes of bacteria that also encode an exosortase, a predicted intramembrane cysteine proteinase. The presence of a PEP-CTERM domain at a protein's C-terminus predicts cleavage within the sorting domain, followed by covalent anchoring to some some component of the (usually Gram-negative) cell surface. Many PEP-CTERM proteins exhibit an unusual sequence composition that includes large numbers of potential glycosylation sites. Expression of one such protein has been shown restore the ability of a bacterium to form floc, a type of biofilm.), with translation MKCFGASLLILGTAGQSLAITFGPTVTVDGNSYTVGGPAGANGISVQQVGTTLAFALPNGVAVGTNKSMLLEYSVFADPGFYLSSVSQNAGNGIASGSANVGISTSFFGATNETAPSINYPAGSTFPTFSYSFTSAPSQWSPVKTTIDLNGTGGIAKVSTYNANYHQSPVPEPVSIVVLASGLGAMLVRRKGAK, from the coding sequence ATGAAATGTTTTGGAGCTTCGTTGCTCATTCTCGGAACGGCAGGACAATCCCTGGCGATCACTTTTGGTCCTACAGTCACTGTTGATGGCAACAGCTACACAGTCGGTGGCCCAGCAGGTGCGAACGGAATCTCTGTACAGCAGGTTGGCACAACTTTGGCCTTCGCTCTTCCCAACGGAGTAGCGGTCGGTACCAATAAGTCCATGTTGCTCGAGTATTCGGTGTTCGCCGATCCCGGTTTCTACCTTTCCTCAGTTAGCCAAAATGCTGGCAACGGCATCGCCTCAGGTTCCGCAAACGTCGGCATCTCAACTAGCTTCTTTGGAGCGACCAACGAGACAGCCCCAAGCATCAACTACCCAGCTGGCTCAACTTTCCCAACCTTTTCTTACAGCTTCACCAGCGCGCCATCGCAGTGGAGCCCAGTTAAGACCACCATCGATCTGAACGGTACGGGTGGCATCGCTAAAGTCTCGACTTACAACGCGAACTACCACCAGTCTCCAGTTCCAGAACCGGTGTCCATCGTTGTCTTGGCTTCAGGTCTTGGTGCTATGCTGGTAAGACGTAAAGGAGCAAAGTAA
- a CDS encoding sigma-70 family RNA polymerase sigma factor, translating to MISETEQTTSRNPIDADKFQAMMGETRRRAYSMAIQLTRNASDAEDLVQETYVKAWRGFDSYAPDRSFLNWLLRIMQRAYLDSRRRENPVRKAESLNALITPHDRDSLEFQVADDRITPDEELLREEYKEQLTKALDQLPDVYSTALRMCDLEGLSYSEIADHQNTTIGTVRSRIHRGRRLLKEAIIRGGYQFR from the coding sequence ATGATAAGTGAGACCGAACAAACCACGAGCCGAAACCCGATTGATGCGGACAAGTTTCAGGCAATGATGGGAGAAACCCGCCGCCGAGCCTACTCGATGGCGATCCAACTCACTCGAAATGCGAGCGATGCTGAAGACCTCGTTCAGGAAACCTACGTCAAGGCTTGGCGCGGTTTCGACTCCTATGCGCCCGACCGATCATTTCTCAACTGGTTGTTGCGGATCATGCAACGTGCCTACCTCGATTCTCGTCGACGCGAGAACCCGGTCCGGAAAGCAGAATCACTCAACGCCTTGATTACCCCGCACGACCGAGATTCTTTGGAATTCCAAGTCGCCGACGACCGTATCACTCCCGACGAGGAGCTTCTTCGAGAAGAGTACAAGGAACAGCTCACCAAAGCCTTGGACCAGTTGCCTGACGTTTATAGCACCGCTCTGAGAATGTGCGACCTCGAAGGCCTCAGCTATTCGGAAATTGCTGACCACCAGAACACTACTATCGGTACGGTTAGGTCACGCATCCACCGCGGCCGACGGCTTTTGAAGGAAGCAATTATCCGCGGCGGATACCAGTTTCGCTGA
- the fabF gene encoding beta-ketoacyl-ACP synthase II has translation MSVLPEPSGRVVVTGVGAVTPLGTGVDVFWPKVIAGESGIRRIQQMENLELYSCQIAGEIPDFEATDWVDKKDARRMDPFLLYAIAAATMALKDANVTLTEELKDEFGVLIGSGIGGLKSMYDQTAFIHDLKPDRVSPFFVPYMIADMASGLVSIMNDLRGPNHAIVSACSTGANAIGDAYEIIKRGDARMMIAGGSEAPVNPIGVAGFCACRAMTTRNDEPTRASRPFDRDRDGFVMGEGAGTLVLEDRDMAIARGAKIYCEIVGYGFSADAHHITSPHPEGRGAAKSMNMALRKAGLQPEKIDYINAHGTSTPVGDPMEVEAVKKVFGDHAYNLAVSSTKSMHGHMLGAAGAIESLICILAMRDGIMPPTINLENQDTDLGINHVPNVAQKRELNYVLNNSFGFGGHNVSLIMTKG, from the coding sequence ATGAGCGTCTTGCCCGAACCATCCGGGCGTGTCGTCGTCACCGGAGTTGGAGCGGTCACCCCGCTCGGCACCGGTGTCGATGTCTTTTGGCCCAAGGTCATCGCTGGTGAATCAGGTATCCGCCGGATTCAGCAGATGGAAAACCTTGAGCTCTACTCCTGCCAAATCGCAGGAGAAATTCCTGATTTTGAAGCGACCGACTGGGTGGACAAGAAAGACGCCCGTCGCATGGACCCCTTCCTGCTCTACGCAATCGCCGCAGCAACGATGGCACTCAAAGACGCCAACGTCACCCTTACCGAAGAGCTGAAAGATGAATTCGGAGTCCTCATCGGCTCCGGAATCGGTGGTCTCAAGTCGATGTACGACCAAACGGCTTTCATCCACGACCTCAAGCCGGATCGAGTCTCCCCGTTCTTTGTGCCCTACATGATCGCCGACATGGCCAGCGGTCTCGTATCGATCATGAACGACCTTCGCGGACCGAATCACGCCATCGTCTCCGCCTGCTCCACCGGAGCAAACGCAATCGGAGACGCCTACGAGATCATCAAACGCGGCGACGCCCGAATGATGATCGCCGGAGGAAGCGAAGCTCCGGTCAACCCAATCGGAGTCGCTGGCTTCTGCGCCTGCCGAGCAATGACCACCCGCAACGACGAGCCAACCCGTGCCTCGCGACCGTTTGACCGCGACCGCGACGGCTTCGTCATGGGTGAAGGAGCCGGAACCTTGGTCCTCGAAGACCGAGATATGGCGATTGCCCGGGGAGCAAAGATCTACTGCGAGATCGTCGGCTACGGCTTCTCGGCAGATGCCCACCACATCACCTCCCCGCATCCCGAAGGTCGCGGCGCAGCGAAGTCAATGAACATGGCGCTCCGAAAGGCTGGCCTCCAGCCTGAAAAGATCGACTACATCAATGCCCACGGAACCTCCACTCCTGTCGGCGACCCGATGGAAGTCGAGGCCGTGAAAAAGGTCTTCGGCGATCACGCCTACAATCTAGCCGTCAGCTCAACGAAGTCGATGCACGGTCACATGCTCGGCGCGGCAGGGGCAATCGAATCGCTCATCTGCATTTTGGCAATGCGCGATGGAATCATGCCGCCGACGATCAACCTCGAGAACCAGGACACTGATCTCGGCATCAACCACGTCCCCAACGTGGCTCAGAAACGAGAACTCAACTACGTCCTGAATAACTCGTTCGGATTCGGCGGACACAACGTCTCGCTGATCATGACCAAGGGGTGA
- the recA gene encoding recombinase RecA, with protein sequence MDDKARALQMALSQVEKNFGKGSVMQMGQDQRDAIDAISTGSLNLDMALGIGGIPSGRITEIYGPESGGKTTLALHVVAEAQRKGELCLYIDAEHALDTEYAQTLGVDIDKLYISQPSSGEEALEIADTIIKSGAVGLVVIDSVAALVPRAEIEGEMGDSHVGLQARMMSQALRKLGGSLNKSKTAAIFINQIREKIGVMYGNPETTPGGRALKFWASVRLEVRKGDAIKVGTEQIGARTKVKVVKNKVAPPFKTAEFDMIFGKGISRAGDVLDIGVIRNIINRSGTFYNYGEQRLGQGRDNARTFLEQNDAIFNEIDKKIRDAFALERAALRYSAVIEEEEVEPEFTLDS encoded by the coding sequence TTGGACGACAAGGCTAGAGCCCTGCAGATGGCCCTCAGCCAGGTTGAAAAAAACTTCGGCAAAGGCTCCGTGATGCAAATGGGGCAGGATCAGCGTGATGCGATTGACGCGATCTCGACAGGTTCGTTGAACCTAGATATGGCTCTCGGCATCGGCGGAATCCCTTCCGGACGAATTACGGAAATTTATGGCCCTGAGTCGGGTGGCAAGACGACTCTGGCGTTGCACGTTGTTGCCGAAGCTCAGCGAAAAGGCGAACTCTGTCTCTACATCGACGCCGAGCACGCTCTCGACACGGAGTACGCGCAAACCCTTGGCGTGGATATAGACAAGCTCTACATTTCGCAGCCTTCGAGTGGTGAAGAGGCACTAGAAATCGCGGACACGATCATCAAGTCCGGAGCTGTCGGGCTCGTTGTTATTGACTCCGTTGCCGCCCTGGTTCCCCGTGCTGAAATCGAAGGCGAAATGGGCGATTCCCACGTTGGTCTCCAAGCCCGAATGATGTCGCAAGCTCTTCGAAAACTCGGTGGCTCGCTCAACAAGTCGAAAACCGCCGCGATCTTCATCAACCAGATTCGTGAAAAGATTGGCGTCATGTACGGTAACCCAGAGACCACTCCGGGCGGTCGCGCTCTGAAATTCTGGGCGTCTGTCCGGCTTGAAGTTCGAAAGGGCGATGCAATCAAAGTCGGTACCGAGCAAATCGGTGCTCGAACCAAGGTCAAGGTCGTGAAAAACAAAGTCGCTCCTCCCTTCAAGACTGCCGAGTTCGACATGATCTTCGGCAAGGGAATCTCACGAGCTGGCGACGTTTTGGACATCGGCGTGATTAGAAACATCATCAACCGAAGCGGAACGTTTTACAACTACGGCGAGCAGAGACTGGGCCAAGGCCGAGACAACGCTAGAACCTTCCTTGAACAAAACGACGCAATCTTCAACGAGATCGACAAGAAGATTCGAGACGCTTTCGCATTAGAACGCGCCGCATTGAGGTACTCAGCCGTCATTGAAGAAGAGGAAGTAGAGCCCGAGTTCACACTCGACTCCTAA
- a CDS encoding YjfB family protein yields the protein MNGISGASSASSPISAAQSSESGVALAMLKKTLDAQKSQGAELLKMLEGKGQIIDIRA from the coding sequence ATGAACGGCATTTCTGGTGCATCAAGCGCAAGCAGCCCAATCTCAGCGGCTCAATCGTCCGAGAGTGGCGTAGCTCTCGCTATGCTCAAAAAGACGCTGGACGCTCAGAAGAGCCAAGGTGCCGAACTCTTGAAAATGCTCGAAGGCAAGGGTCAAATCATTGACATTCGCGCCTAA
- a CDS encoding regulatory protein RecX, which translates to MSNPEQSALEDAIKYLHRRDYSATELSERLEGKYEPTIIQTVLARLEAAGLVSDQRVVDSLLARHRDRKSIGDAKLRKQLSKLGIAEEIIERTMSNEVAPEEARATELVKAKYKTPTPAAKIGRFLYSRGFDESTIESVLDKISWSESE; encoded by the coding sequence ATGAGCAATCCCGAGCAATCAGCCCTTGAAGATGCGATCAAGTATCTACACCGCCGGGACTACTCCGCCACCGAACTTTCCGAGAGGCTGGAGGGGAAATACGAACCCACAATCATCCAGACCGTGTTAGCACGGCTTGAAGCCGCCGGGCTAGTCAGTGATCAGCGAGTGGTTGACTCTCTGCTTGCGCGGCATCGCGATCGAAAGAGCATCGGGGATGCGAAACTCCGTAAGCAACTCAGCAAGCTAGGAATTGCGGAGGAGATCATTGAGCGAACGATGAGCAATGAAGTCGCGCCCGAGGAGGCCCGCGCGACCGAGCTCGTCAAGGCCAAGTACAAAACCCCAACACCAGCCGCCAAAATTGGGCGGTTCTTGTATTCCCGTGGCTTTGATGAGTCCACAATTGAATCGGTCCTCGACAAAATCTCCTGGTCCGAATCGGAATGA
- a CDS encoding HD domain-containing protein, with protein MIYLVAFLATLCGVLAYLLGQKPKVITEVREVEVLKQIPASIPIPRTWLEEDIEIRDRLIAAMESSAMRVAIESSTTTISLDSPDLKGRIIGRDGRNLKAFEQTTGVELIIDDTENTVTVSSFDPYRREIATQTLKALLKDGKIQPSRIEEVHQVATKQLENSILQAGENAARKLNLTLSKPVTQKLGKLKFRTSFAQNVLDHSIETALLAAQIASELGVNEEQTKRAALLHDIGKALDSEGSHALNGMDFLRQNGENELIQNAVGAHHHDIEPTTPEARIVIIADTLSASRPGARREAHDNYLQRLQNLEAIANEERGVEKSFAVQAGRELRLIINAQEANDDEMKEIVNRIGEKLKQQADHHGQISITAIRETRHTETYKL; from the coding sequence ATGATCTACCTCGTCGCCTTCCTCGCCACTCTCTGCGGAGTCCTGGCCTACCTCTTGGGTCAGAAACCAAAAGTGATCACGGAAGTCCGAGAAGTCGAAGTCCTCAAACAAATCCCAGCTTCAATCCCAATCCCAAGAACGTGGCTTGAAGAAGACATCGAGATCCGCGACCGACTGATCGCCGCCATGGAGTCCAGCGCAATGCGGGTCGCCATCGAGTCCTCAACCACAACCATCAGCCTAGATTCGCCCGACTTAAAAGGCAGAATCATCGGCCGTGACGGGCGAAATCTCAAAGCCTTCGAGCAGACAACCGGCGTCGAACTCATTATCGACGATACCGAGAACACGGTCACTGTCAGCAGCTTCGACCCCTACCGCCGAGAAATCGCGACTCAAACCCTCAAAGCCCTCCTCAAAGACGGCAAAATCCAACCGTCCCGAATCGAAGAAGTCCACCAGGTCGCAACCAAGCAACTCGAGAACTCAATTCTCCAGGCCGGCGAAAACGCCGCTAGAAAGCTCAACTTAACTCTTTCAAAACCGGTTACGCAAAAGCTCGGCAAACTCAAATTCCGAACCAGCTTTGCCCAAAACGTCCTGGACCACAGCATCGAAACCGCCCTCCTCGCTGCCCAAATCGCCTCCGAACTGGGCGTCAACGAAGAGCAAACCAAGCGCGCTGCCCTCCTCCATGACATCGGCAAAGCCCTCGACTCCGAGGGCTCCCACGCCCTCAACGGAATGGATTTCCTCCGACAAAACGGAGAGAACGAGCTCATTCAAAACGCCGTCGGCGCCCACCACCACGACATCGAACCAACCACGCCAGAGGCAAGAATCGTCATCATCGCTGATACCCTCAGCGCCTCTCGCCCCGGAGCCAGAAGGGAAGCTCACGATAACTATTTACAAAGACTTCAAAACCTTGAGGCGATCGCCAACGAAGAAAGAGGTGTGGAAAAGAGCTTTGCCGTCCAGGCCGGTCGAGAACTCAGGCTGATCATCAATGCCCAAGAAGCAAACGACGACGAGATGAAAGAAATCGTCAACCGCATCGGCGAAAAGCTAAAACAACAAGCAGACCACCACGGCCAAATCAGCATCACCGCCATCCGCGAAACCCGCCACACCGAGACCTACAAGCTATAA
- a CDS encoding acyl carrier protein yields MSTDIFERVKKVTVEELDVKAEEVVTEASFTEDLGADSLDVVELVMAFEDEFGIDIPDEEVGEIKTVGNAVDYISKKVAG; encoded by the coding sequence ATGTCTACAGACATTTTTGAAAGAGTCAAGAAGGTCACCGTCGAAGAACTCGACGTGAAGGCCGAAGAAGTCGTCACTGAAGCTAGCTTCACCGAGGATCTGGGTGCAGATTCACTGGACGTCGTTGAGTTGGTCATGGCTTTCGAGGACGAGTTCGGGATTGACATTCCGGACGAAGAAGTCGGCGAGATCAAGACTGTCGGAAACGCAGTCGATTACATCTCGAAGAAAGTCGCCGGCTAA
- the lipA gene encoding lipoyl synthase, with amino-acid sequence MNQRLPEWLTIRMPRPDTIRQVEGMMRQKNLHTVCESARCPNLPECWSKKTATFMILGDTCTRSCGFCAIKVGRGLTVNPDEPADVAKIAADLGLKHIVVTSVARDDLADQGSMQFSHTIRELHKVNPLCIVEVLTPDFKGNRECIKNVCDAKPEIYNHNIETVERLHTLVRPQAKYARTMSVLEQVKEIDSAIYTKSGIMLGLGETKDEVIQTLQDLRDIGVDAVTIGQYLRPTMRHLPVVEYIHPTEFKEYEKIGEEMGFAFVASGPFIRSSYNAIEFSKKVMGDRLSQLDEAERAKFLEDLEAQSENHTVGV; translated from the coding sequence ATGAACCAGCGGTTGCCGGAATGGCTGACCATTCGTATGCCTCGCCCAGACACAATCCGTCAGGTCGAAGGCATGATGCGGCAGAAGAATCTGCACACTGTGTGCGAATCGGCTCGGTGCCCAAACCTTCCTGAGTGCTGGAGCAAGAAGACTGCCACGTTCATGATTCTGGGCGACACCTGCACCCGCTCGTGCGGCTTCTGTGCAATTAAAGTTGGGCGTGGATTGACGGTCAACCCAGATGAACCAGCGGACGTGGCAAAAATCGCCGCCGACCTTGGCCTTAAGCACATTGTTGTTACTAGCGTCGCCCGAGACGACCTTGCTGATCAGGGTTCGATGCAGTTCTCGCACACGATTCGAGAACTCCATAAAGTGAATCCTCTCTGCATCGTCGAAGTTCTGACGCCGGACTTCAAAGGGAATCGGGAGTGCATCAAGAACGTCTGCGATGCAAAGCCAGAGATTTATAACCATAACATCGAAACCGTCGAGCGGCTCCACACCCTTGTTCGCCCACAAGCCAAATACGCCCGAACAATGAGTGTTTTGGAGCAGGTCAAGGAGATCGATTCGGCAATCTACACCAAGAGTGGGATCATGCTCGGGCTCGGTGAAACCAAGGATGAAGTCATTCAAACGTTGCAAGACCTTCGGGATATCGGGGTCGATGCGGTCACAATCGGTCAATACCTAAGGCCAACCATGCGACACCTTCCGGTGGTGGAATACATCCACCCTACGGAGTTCAAGGAGTACGAGAAAATTGGTGAAGAAATGGGATTTGCGTTCGTTGCCAGCGGTCCTTTCATCCGTTCGTCGTACAATGCAATTGAGTTCAGCAAAAAGGTGATGGGTGACCGACTCAGCCAGCTAGACGAGGCAGAAAGGGCTAAGTTCCTTGAGGATCTCGAAGCGCAAAGCGAAAACCACACCGTAGGCGTCTGA